A segment of the Candidatus Andeanibacterium colombiense genome:
GGAACTGGGCGAAGCTGCCCTCCGCTGGGAAGCGCGCGAACCGAGTGGCAGGGTACAGGCAGGCGAGGATGCCTGGGACGCGGTCGAGATCCGGCCCGGCATCTTCTTCCTCGATTTTGCCGCCAGCGACGGGCGCTGCGCTTTTTCCAATGTGATCGATTTCAACGCCGGGCGCGCGCTGACCGTGTGGAACGAGGTGACCGGCGAGGGAGACTCTGCCGATCTTTATGAAATGCTGCGGCCAGGGCGCATCGTTGGCATGGCGGGCAGCTACGTGCCGGTTGCGGAAACGCGCGATCTGCTTGGCAAGCGGCTCTATTGTGAATACAGCCCCGAAGCCGCGCTCGAGCATATCTACGTGAACTCGAAGACGATCATTTGGCAGTGGCTGCTGAGCCCTGAGGCCCTCAAATACGAAGTGGGCATCGAGGCGGTGACGATGTGGAAGATCGCCGAAGAACTCTATCTGATCTCGACCCGCGACCAGCCGCCGATGGAGCTGACTCTGCTGATCGACCTGCAGCAGATGCGCAATGTCGGGCGACTGTTTGGCTATAGCCCATACGGCGTGCTCGACCGGAGGGTCGGCGCTACGGTGACCTTTCTCGGGAAGTTCGATTATCCGGCCGGTTATTTGCCGGGTTAGGCGGCGCGGGCGAGGACTCTGTCAAACCAGGTGCACCGCTCGGTAACGCGTGAGGCTAGGGCAGAGCAATGCCCCGACCGGTGCTGTCAGACAAACTGGGGTGCTGTCTGATGGGGTGGACGCCCCCCGACGGCATTGAGGTGCCAAGATGTTGGTGTCAGGGTAACTTCGCCACCAGGGGCCGTCGGAGGACGGCAGCCGGGACTGTCAGACCAAACGCGCTTGCTTGAAAAATAGGACGATCGGGGCGGGGCACGCCATGCCCAAAGCCAAAAAAACAGCCAGCCCGTTCCGGTATCTCAACTCTTCACCAGAGGTGATCCGCCTGGTGGTGCTGATGTATGTCCGGTTTCCGCTCTTGCTAAGGAATGTCGAGGATCTGCTGCTTGAGCGCGCCATCGACATAAGTCACGAGGCCGTACGGTTCTGGTGGAACAGGTTCGGGCCGATGTTTGCGTCCGACATCGGCGTCAGCGCGTATCGCACATGCGGGGGCTTCCGTCGCTGACACCTCGACGAGACCTACGTCAACATCAACGGTGAAATCATTATCTGTGGCGCGCGGTGGATCACGAAGGAGAAATTTTAGAGTCCTTCGTCATGAAGAAACGAGACAATCCGCGGCTTTGACGTTTATGAAGAAGGCGCTGAAGTGGCACGGACGCGCCGAGACAATCGTCACCACTCCTACCCAGCGGCCATGCGTGAAATGGGAAATTTGGGTCGGCGCCAAATGGGGCGTTGGTTTAACAATCGGGGTGAAAACAGTCACCTTCCCCTGCGAAGACGGGAGCGGGATGCGGAGATCCGGCGGATGAAATCACTTCAGAAGTTCGCCTCAGTCCATGCCTCGGTTCACAATCATTTTAATTCAGAACGCCACCTCGTCGATCGAACGTCCTACAAGGCCCGCCGCTCAGCCGCATTGGCTGGGTGGTTAGGCGCCCCCAGTCCTGCTCCGGGCTATCTCAGCGATGGGAAAGTAAGTTAGGATAAGGAATGATCCGCGAAATCCTGAAGATGGGCGACCCGCGGCTATTGGTGATCGCAAGGCCGGTTGAGGATCCTGCAGATCCGCAACTCGCCGGGATCATCGCCGACCTGTACGATACGATGCATGCTGCCGGCGGGATCGGCATCGCTGCGCCGCAGGTCGGTATCGATCTACGCCTGATGATTTTCGGCTTCGAAGCCAATGCCCGCTATCCGGGCGAACTGCCTGTTCCAGCCACTACGCTTATCAATCCTTGGCTCGAACTGCTCACCGACGAGGTGGAGGAAGGTTGGGAAGGGTGCCTTTCGGTGCCGGGCATGCGCGGGCTTGTCCCCCGGGAGACCCACATTCAATACGGGGGGACACTCGAAGACGGCTCGCAACTGGCGCGCGAGGCACACGGTTTCCATGCACGGGTCTTCCAGCACGAATTCGATCACTTGAACGGCGTCCTTTATCCTCACCGGATCCGCGATCTAACCAAGTTCGGCTTCATCGAAGCGCTTTTCCCGGATGGCAGCCTTGCTGCGGTGGAAGACGCTGGTCAGTCTTTGCGGCAATAGCGAAGTCCGCGCGATCGTGCTGCTGGGTCGGACGGTAATAAAACCGTGGTACCGCAAACTGCTCCTCCGAACACTGCAAACGGGGAAAACGCTGCTCACAAGGCTGATCCGTCGCACACTCCAACGCGCGCGTCGCTCAAGCGGCATTGCTCGGCCCAGGATAGCCATCATATTCTTAGAAACGAACCGATGCGGCCTCGTCCGGATGCACGCTTCATAGAACCTTAATGGAATTCTTCTTCCAGTAGCCAGAGCTTGTGCTTTTTTCGTCGAATATCCCTGCCGCAAGTTCGGCATTTCGCCACGTAATTATGGCCGTCCCACCGTACCTTGTGGCGCACGGGCCTGTGCCGGCCAAATCGGCAGAAGAGCCAAAAAAATCCCATAGATTGCCCCCTGTTCGAGGAGTACAATACTAACATTTGGTAGGATTAATCGCCAATTAGACATTGATGATATTTGTATCAATTTGTATCGGCGATTTGGTAAAATTAACTACGCCTGGTATTTAGACCTACCGAAAATTGCCTGTCAGTCCTGTACTTGCATCCATCCGGCCTCGAAGGGGCAGCGCTCGGTCGGCGAATGTCAGCTTCTGACAGGAATGCGTGTGGAGCGGATTTTTGTAGATCGGCTGCCGAGCTCTACCATTCCTCGTGGAAGGGCCTCACTTCGGCGAGAAATGACCATGCGTCACGGGGCTGATGCGCGAGATGATAGATTTCGCCTGCGATAGAGGCGGGGGAGATGAAGAAGTCATCGTGTGCCTCGGGCAGTCGTTCGCGCTGCCAGGGAACATCAATTACCGCATCGATTATGAGATAGGCGACATGGACGCCTTGGGGACCCAAATCGCGCGCAAGCGCTTCCGCGAGAATGCGCTGTGCCGCCTTGGTTGGCGCAAAGCCGGCAAAGGCCGCGCGGCCGCGCTGCGACGAAGTATTGCCAGTAACGATGATGGCCCCTTCACCGGCCTCGATCATCGCCGGCGTCGCGAGGCGCGCGAGGCTGAACAGTGCCATCGCGTTGATCTCGAAATTGTCGCGCAATGTCTTGGCGTCCACCTGCGAGAAGGTGCCGAAGGCGCCCCCAACCGCATTGTGGACGATCACCTTTGGATTGCCGATCCGCTTTATCGCGTCCGTCAGGGCGAGGTCGTCGCTCACATCGCAGGGTACAGCGAAGGTGTCGGGGATTTCGCGTTCGAGCGCGGCAAGCCGCTCGGAGTCGCGCGCCATCATGGCTACCCGATATCCTCCTTCGGCGAAACGCCGCACCGTGGCTGCCCCCGTGCCAGGGCCCACTCCGGTCACCAGGGCTAGCGGTTTGGTCGTATCGGTCATGCTGCCATCTCCAGACGCGCGAGTTCCTCGCGCACGAAATCAAGTCGGTCATTGCCGAAGAACATCGCATCGCCGACGAAGATCGTCGGTGAGCCAAAGACGCCGCGCCGGGCCGCTTCGTTGGTGTTGGCTATATATTTTTCGAACATTTCAGGGCTGTCGATCCGGCTCTTGATGGTCGCGAGGTCGATGTCGGCATCGGCCAGAGCGGCGACAACATCGTCGGCGTTTGCAAGGGTCTTGGCCTCGCTCCACAGTGCCCTGAAAAGGGTGAGCGCCACTGTCAGCGCGTCATCGCTTGTTGTTGCCGCCAGCACCGCCCGGGAGCATGCGTCCGCATCGTTCGCCGACATGTTGGACGGATTAAACGACACGCCAGAGCGCGTCGCCCATCGCTCAAGATCGACGCGCGCATAGCGGCCCTTGGGTTCGCAGGTCAGGCTGGTCGGCACATTGCCTACCAGTTTCATGACCTTGTGCAGATCTACGGGACGCAGCGCGATATCGAGGTCCATCGCTGAGAGTTGGGTCAGCGCGAGATAGGTGTAGGGACTGCGAAATTCGAGGAACAGTTCGATACTTTGTGTCATTGATTTTCTTCCGATAAGGGCGTCAGGAGACGGCGAACAGCGGGATCGGCACCAGGGCCCGGACGTAGCTCGACCCGCTCTAAGGGCACCACCTTGCCCGTCTCCCGGTCGACGACCGCGATCTGGAGCGCCCGCCCGGTTTCGCGGTCGATCGTTTCGATAGACGGCGCGCCGTGTCCGGTTGCATCCCAGCGGTCTCCCCATTCGCGCAGCGCAATGTTGACCTTCCACAGGTCACGCCCCTTGGCGGTCAGCCTGTATGCATCGCGCGGCGGGCGCTCCTGATAGCGTGCGCGCTCGGCGATCCCCGACTGGACGAGGTGCTTGAGCCGGGCCGCCAGCGTGGCAGCGGGAATACCGGTGCTCTCGCGCAACTCGTCATACCGGCTCAGCCCAAAGTACAGATCCCGGATGATAAGGAATGCCCAACGGTCACCGATGAGCTCAAGCGCGCCAGCGATCGAGCACCGCATCCCGGCGAAGGATTTCGACTTCATGGAGCGTGTCCCGTAACTTCAATTATTGAAGTAACCGAGGTGAGAGGACCGCGCAAGCCTCTTTCGTGACCGGCAGCTTAGGTGCAAAGGCACAAATCGACCGCGAGGCACACCCATGCGGGCGACCGAACTCTACGACCTTTTCCTACGCAGTGGCACGTAGGGTGGTTTCTATGTGATTGTTGGTCGGGAAACTGCTCGCCGCGTATATTACGCTAAGCTATTGAAAAGCATGGTGCCGGCTGCAGGAATCGAACCCGCGACCCCCTGATTACAAATCAGGTGCTCTACCAACTGAGCTAAGCCGGCGATCCGCCGCCTCTGCGCTAAATCGCGCCGAAGGTCCAGCCTTCGGTGGCAGCAATTTCCGGCGTCATATTCTTCGGCGACCAGTATTCTGGCAGCGGTGCGATCCTGCGCAGCCAGGCGGCGGCAAGGAGAGCGTCGCTCTTGTGGTCGTCGATCGGGCCCGAGCCGCGAACGGGGTTGCTGCCGAGTTCCGCCAAGGCTTCATTGAGTTCGGCATAATTGCGCAATTTGGTCCGGCCCTTGCGCCGCCCGGCGAGGATTGCGGCGAGCGAAGTGTAGATCTCGACCACCACCGAGGAGCCGGCCGCCGGCAGCGGGTCGATCGGCCAGACCGGGAGTTTGCCCGCCAGTCGGTGCAGCACGCGCATTCCGGTGAGGCTCGACTTGCCGACCTGCGCCGCGCCGACCAGGTTGAAGTTCGAATAGGGATTGCAGCCCATCCCGGCCTGCGCATGCTCGGTCACCCGGAAGCGCCCGCGGCCTTGCGGAAAGAATTCGCCCTGCCGCCCGCCGTGGCGGCGGAAATGGCGGCTCGCTTCGGGATGGTCGACGAAGCTGGCGGCGGAGAAATGCAGGTCGGTTTCGCACAAGCGCTCGACCATCGCCCACAACTCGCGGGCGCTGGCCGGGCTTTCGCTCCAACCGGGAAAGAACGCGCTTTCGTCGGCGAAGGGCAGCGACAGGCTGAGGTCGAGGCCGACCAGCGTGCCGTGCGGCATTTCCTCGGTCAGCCAGTGCAGCACCTCGGCGCGCGACCAGCGGTGCGCTGGACGGACCAGCTTCGGCGCAATGTCACCCGGCCCGCAGATCGCGACCGCGATCCCGCGATGGCGCTCGCCCGCCGCGCCGGACCAGTCGATCGCGGCGAATTGGGTGAAGTGGGGGATCACGCGCTACCTTTTGTCATCCCGGACTTGTTCCGGCATCCCGTTTTCTCTTCCATGGGTAGCAAACAAGCGGGACCCCGGAACAGGTCCGGGGTGACTAGAAATGGGGGCAATCCCCCGGCAGCGGCTTCCACTTGTTCGCCGCCGCCGCGAACCACGGATCGCCGGCGACCTTGGGCAGATCCTCGTAATTCTCCGGTATCCGCTCGGATCGGACGTAGGACAGCGTCACGCAGCGATCGCCGTGCCAGCTTCCCTTCCGCCATTCACCGTCGGTCGGAAGCCCGTCCTCGACATGGGCGATCTCCTTCAATCCGACCGGCAATATGTCCCACACCGCGAAGGCGTTGAGCGAGCCGAAGCCCGAGGCGCTGATCTCGACCGAGGCGAGGCGCTTGCCGCCCGGCGCGGTGAGCGGGGTGGCTCCGGTGTCGACCACCTGGCCCTTGCCGGTGCGGTCGATCACGACATGGCCGCCCGCTTCGTAGCCGGTCCAGTCGAACGAAAAGAAGCGGCCATCGGGCGAAGCCGCGGCGCGATCGATCGCCTCGATCCAGCTCGTATCGACGCAGACGGTGGCGCCGGTCGCGGTGACAACCGCGAGGCGATACAAATCGGATCTGACGAGTTTGCCGAAGGCGGCGGGAATCGCCAGCGGCTTGCCGCGCTGGAGTTCCTCTGCCGGCTCGGCCTTGGGGCAGGCTGCGAGATCGGGCTCGGGCAGGGCGGCCGCCTCGGCAACCGCCAGCGTGTTCGCGGCCGGCGTCGGGCTCGCCTCCTCCTTGCCGCCGCAACCGGCGAGCAGCGCCGCGAGCGCGATCATTCCGGCCGGTCGGCGCATCGCATATCTCCTCATTTGGGTCGGGGCGGGCGGTTCTTCCTGGTCGATGCCAACCGGAACGCATATTCGATCACCTCGCGCACCCGCTCCGGATCGGCACTGGAATAGCGCACCAGCACCGCGCTGCTTCCGGCGTAATGCGGGGATTGCCAGAAGCTGTCCGGATCGGTCTCCATCAGCATCTCGGCATAACCCTCGTCGAGCGGGACGGCGAAGGAGGTCTGCGCTTCGTGCCCGGTGACGAGGAAGCCGCGCCGGTTCTTCGCGATCATCACCATCGGCATGTCGTAGATCGTGCTGCGCACGGTTCCGGGCAGCGACAGCGCGAAGGCTTCGGCCTTGTCCCAGCTATCGAGTGCCTCGCTCATGCCTGTTTCTCCTCCCGGCGCTTGGCCCACCATTCCATCCGCTTGAGCACCTCGCGTTCAAAACCGCGCTCGACCGGGGTGTAATAGGCCTGCGGCTCCATTTCCTCGGGCCAGTAATTGTCGCCCGAGAAGCCGTCCTCGGCGTCGTGGTCGTAGGTGTAACCCTTGCCGTAGCCGACATCCTTCATCAGCTTGGTCGGCGCGTTGACGATGTTCATCGGTGGCATCAGGCTGCCGGTCTCGCGCGCGCTGCGGAAAGACGAACCCATCGCCTTGTAGGACGCGTTCGATTTGGGCGCGGTCGCGAGATAGAGGCAGGCCTGCACGATCGCCAGCTCGCCTTCGGGGCTGCCGAGGAACTCGTAGGCCTGCTTTGCCGCGATGCATTGCACCAGCGCATTCGGATCGGCGAGGCCGACATCCTCTACCGCCGCGCGGGTCAGGCGGCGCAGTACGAACAGCGGCTCCTCCCCCGCGGTCAGCATTCGCGCCATGTAATAGAGCGCGGCGTTCGGATCCGATCCGCGCAGGCTCTTATGGAGCGCGGAGATGAGGTTGTAATGCCCCTCGCGGTCCTTGTCGTAGACCGCGACCCTGCGCTGGAGGAACGCCCCGAGCGCCGCCGGATCGAGCGGCTCGGGGATCCGCGCGGCGTAGAGCGTCTCGGCCTGGTTGAGCAGGAAGCGCCCGTCGCCGTCGGCGCTGGCGACCATTGCCTCCCTGGCTTCCGGGGTGAGCGGCAGGGGGCCTTCGAGTTCCTCCGCCCGGTCGAGCAGATGGCTGAGCGCTTTCGCGTCGAGCCGGTGGAGGATCAGCACCTGCGCGCGGCTGAGCAGCGCGGCGTTGAGCGCGAAGCTCGGGTTCTCGGTCGTCGCGCCGACCAGCGTGACGGTGCCGCGCTCGACGAAGGGCAGGAAGCCGTCCTGCTGGGCGCGGTTGAAGCGGTGGATCTCGTCCACGAACAGCAGCGTGCGCTGGCCGGCCTTCGCGGCGAGCTCCGCCTCGGCGAAGGCCTTCTTGAGATCGGCCACGCCCGAGAACACCGCGCTGATCGCGACGAAGCGCATCCCCACCGCATCGGCCAGCAGCCGCGCGATGCTGGTCTTGCCGGTGCCGGGCGGCCCCCACAGGATCATGCTCGACAGTTTCCCGGCCGCGACCATCCGTCCGATCGCGCCTTCCGGCCCGGTCAAATGTTCCTGTCCGATGACCTCCCCCAGGTTCGTCGGGCGCAGCCGGTCCGCCAGCGGCGCATCCTCGCGCGGGATGTCGGCTGCGGGCGGGGGCGGGAGATCGTCGGCAAAGAGGTCGGCCATCGGGGCACCATAGGGGGCTGCAGAAATTTTTGCAGCCGCTCGTTGACAAGTTCTATCTAAGATATATCTTAGAGCTATCGCATTGAGGGCGATTTGCCCGGGAAAGGATTTCACAATGCATAATCACAGACATGGTGGCCGCGGCCGACGCGGCAAGGGTTTCGAACGCGGTTTCGGGGCAGGCGCTCCGTTCTTCGCGGCGATGGAGAACATTGGCGACGAGATCGGCCGCAAGTGCGGGCAGCGCGGTTTCGGCGGCGGTTTTGGGCGCGGCGGGGGCTGGGGCGACGATTTCGCTTCGGGCTTCGGTTCCGGTTTCGGCGGCTTCGGCGGCCGTGGCGGTGGGCGGCGCGGTAGGATGTTCGCTTCGGGCGAGCTTCGCCTCGTCCTGCTCAAGCTGATCGCGGACGAACCGCGCCACGGCTACGAGCTGATCAAGGCGCTCGAGGAACTGACCGGCGGCACCTACGTGCCCAGCGCCGGCACGATCTATCCCACGCTGGCGCTGCTCGCCGACGAAGGCGCGATCGAGGACACCGCCGGTGAAGGATCGCGCAGGGCCTTCGCCGCGACCGACGCTGGCCGCAAGGAGCTCGAAGAGCGGGGCGAGGAAGCCGAGGCGCTGCTCGCGCGGCTCGCCGAACTCGGCAAGCAGGACGAGCGGCACCGTTCCCCCGAGGTACTCCGCGCGCTGATGAATCTCGGCGGGGTGCTCAAGAACAGCGTGTTCAAGAGCAACCCCGATGCCGAGAAGCTCCAGCAGATCGTCGACATCATCGACGAAACCGCGAAGCGGATCGAGCGGCTTTGACCCGCATGGACATACTGCGCCGGCGCCATTTGGTGCCGGCGCAAGCCAGGGATATACCGATGACTGCAACCACCCCTCCCGCAATCAATCCTCCCGCAACCGCCACCGCCACCGCCACCGCCACCGTGCCGACCGGCAACGGCAGCCGCTACCTCCAGCAATTGTGCAAGCACTGGTCGCACAGCCTGCCGGTCGAATTCACGCCCGAGCACGGCGAGATCCGCTTTCCGGCGGAAGGGCGCGCGGGCAGCTTCCCCGGCGAAGCACTGGTCTCGTTCGCCGCGCGCGCCGATGCGCTCGAAGTGACGATCGCGGCGAGCGTGCCCGAACAGCGCGAGATCATGAAGGGCGTCGTCGCCCGACACCTTGACCGCTTCGCCTTCCGCGAGGCGCCGCTGCCGTTCGACTGGCGCGACGCGGCCTAGCCGCCCCGCCTCGCCGCCCGCTGCCGCGCGAGCCGCAGGTAGGTGTCGAGCATGCCCTGGTTGATCCGGTCCCAGTCGAAATCGAGGCTGCGCCGCTCGCCCGCGCTGCCGTGGGCCGCGCGCAGGTCCGGCCGTTCGACATAGGATTGCAGCGTCCGCGCGAAATCGCGGATCGAGTTCGGCTTGATCAGCGCGCCGGTCACCCCGTCGATCACCAGCATGTCGCTGCCGGTCGCCTGCGCGGCGACCACCGGATGGCCGCAGGCCATCGCCTCCAGCGTGACATTGCCGAAGGTCTCGGTCGCCGAGGGGTTGAACAGCACGTCCATGCTGGCGACCGCGGTGCCGATCTCGGGCGGGTGGAGCACGCCGCTGAAGGCGGTGTTCTTCGGCAATTTGCCCTCGAAATAGGGCCGCGCCGGCCCATCGCCGATCACCAGCACGCGGAATTTGACCTTGCGCTTTTCAAGCAGCGCGATGGTGTTGGCGAAGACGTCGAGGCCCTTCTCCATCACAATCCGCCCGAGGAAGCCGATCGCGACCTCGTCGTCGGCGATGCCCAGGCCGCGGCGCCATTCGAGGCTGCGGCGGCCGGGATTGAACAATTCGCGGTCGACCCCGCGCGCCCAGATCCCGATCTCCTCGTTCATGCCCTGGTCGAGCAGCACCTGGCGCATGCTTTCGGCCGGCGCCATCAGCGCATCGGCGCGGCGGTAGAACGTCCGCAGCCAGCCCTCGATCGTCGGTTCGAGGAACTTCGCGTGGTAATAGCGCGGATAGGTCTCGAACCGCGTGTGGACGGTGGCGAGCACCGGCACGTCGTGATCGCGCCCCCACTTCGCCGCCTGACGCGCCGCGAAGTCGGGACTCGCGACATGGATCATGTTCGCCTCGAACCCGGAGAACTTGCGCCACGCATTGCCGTAGAGCCCGAGCGGGAACTGATATTCGGCGCGCCCCGGAATCGAGAACGAGGGCACGATCACCAGGTCCCCGGTCGGCTCGACCTGCGGCGCGCGCGTCGTCGGCGCGAACACGCGCACCTGCGCGCCCTGCCGCAGCAGATAGCCGACCAGCCGGTTGAGCGCCTGGGTCGGCCCGTCGCGCACCATGTGATAATTGCCGCTGATCAGGGCAATTCGAAGGTCGGAAGCTTCCATTGTGTTGGGGCTTTAGGGATGCGCCGGACATCCGGCAATGGTGGCTAGGTGTCGTCGGAAGACCACTGCAGGATCAATATGTTAAGATCGCGATCGGGCTCGTAATCCAGTTTCCGCACCTCGAATTGGGTCGGGGAAAGCTTCGTTACGCCATCCATGCAGAAGCTGACGAGATTCTCCGGCAGGCCCTTGTCCACCACCAGGCGGAATTCCCCGATCGGCCCGCGCCAGTTCGCGCCGCTCGACAGGACATAGCCGATCCAGGTCTCGCCATAGCCGGGGCTCCAGTCGCCGCCGCCCTTCGCCGCCTCGGCCTTCTGGCGCTTGCGGAAGCCGGCGAAGAACGCGGCATCGGTGCAATAGCGCTGCCTGTAGGCCGCCGCCTGTGCGGCATGATCCTTCTCGCCGAGATGCTCGATCAGTCCGCCGACCGAGCCGCCGGTAGCGGGCGTATAGCGGTGGCTGACATGGATCGTCGCACGTGCCGGAAACAGCTGCTCGCGCACGATCGAGGTCTCGACCTGCCAGGCCGGCCGCAGATCGTTGCCGCCCCAATCCGTCTCGCGCCGCAGCAGCCCGGCCCGCTCCAGCCGCCGGCCCTCGTTGGCGGGAAGGCTGGAAATCTTCTCGATGAAGCCGTCGTCCTGATACCATTGCAGCGGAAAGCCCTCCGCCTCGAGCGCATCGGTCACGTCCCGCCCGCCGGCCACCGCCCGCTGCGTCCGCGTCCAGCCAACCGCCTTGCCGTCGACCGTCGTCGCGAAATCGAGCCCGGTGAAATCGGGATAGGCCCCCGGCTCGGCGAAGGCGCCGCCCGGCAGCGCCGGCATCGGAAAGCTCACCAGCACCTTCTGGTCCGCGTCCGAATGGTTGGTGTAGGTGTAATCGACCTTCACCTCGGCGGCCGAGATGAACAGATCCTCCCGGTCCATGCTGATCGCATCGTTCTGCTTCAGCACCAGCCCGCCCAGCGCCCACTCCGCCTCCGAATCGTTCGCGAGGGCAGGGGCCGGAAGCAGCGCGGCGGCGAGCGCGGCCAGCAGCGGGAGCACAGGTTCGGGGTGACATATGTGACACTCTGTCCGCCTGGGTGTAACCCTAAAAATCCACCTATGAATCAATGTCATATGCGCAAAAAAAGCGCGAGAGTGACGGTTTCGGCCTTTCTCGGAGACACGGGACTTTTGCCCTGAGGGTGACACAAGTGACACCTCCTCCGCATTCGCTTGAGGCGCGCCGGCAGGCACGCCTTTCCGGCACGGCTGGCCTGCAAGAAAGCGGGAGCGAAGCATCCCGATTCTATGAC
Coding sequences within it:
- a CDS encoding 2-hydroxychromene-2-carboxylate isomerase translates to MTQSIELFLEFRSPYTYLALTQLSAMDLDIALRPVDLHKVMKLVGNVPTSLTCEPKGRYARVDLERWATRSGVSFNPSNMSANDADACSRAVLAATTSDDALTVALTLFRALWSEAKTLANADDVVAALADADIDLATIKSRIDSPEMFEKYIANTNEAARRGVFGSPTIFVGDAMFFGNDRLDFVREELARLEMAA
- a CDS encoding helix-turn-helix domain-containing protein, yielding MKSKSFAGMRCSIAGALELIGDRWAFLIIRDLYFGLSRYDELRESTGIPAATLAARLKHLVQSGIAERARYQERPPRDAYRLTAKGRDLWKVNIALREWGDRWDATGHGAPSIETIDRETGRALQIAVVDRETGKVVPLERVELRPGPGADPAVRRLLTPLSEENQ
- a CDS encoding replication-associated recombination protein A, which translates into the protein MADLFADDLPPPPAADIPREDAPLADRLRPTNLGEVIGQEHLTGPEGAIGRMVAAGKLSSMILWGPPGTGKTSIARLLADAVGMRFVAISAVFSGVADLKKAFAEAELAAKAGQRTLLFVDEIHRFNRAQQDGFLPFVERGTVTLVGATTENPSFALNAALLSRAQVLILHRLDAKALSHLLDRAEELEGPLPLTPEAREAMVASADGDGRFLLNQAETLYAARIPEPLDPAALGAFLQRRVAVYDKDREGHYNLISALHKSLRGSDPNAALYYMARMLTAGEEPLFVLRRLTRAAVEDVGLADPNALVQCIAAKQAYEFLGSPEGELAIVQACLYLATAPKSNASYKAMGSSFRSARETGSLMPPMNIVNAPTKLMKDVGYGKGYTYDHDAEDGFSGDNYWPEEMEPQAYYTPVERGFEREVLKRMEWWAKRREEKQA
- a CDS encoding MoaF N-terminal domain-containing protein; the encoded protein is MVQLKPIVPVPPMRRDMDLIANRLPSTRDLAGRSIALAFDDGAGLVMELGEAALRWEAREPSGRVQAGEDAWDAVEIRPGIFFLDFAASDGRCAFSNVIDFNAGRALTVWNEVTGEGDSADLYEMLRPGRIVGMAGSYVPVAETRDLLGKRLYCEYSPEAALEHIYVNSKTIIWQWLLSPEALKYEVGIEAVTMWKIAEELYLISTRDQPPMELTLLIDLQQMRNVGRLFGYSPYGVLDRRVGATVTFLGKFDYPAGYLPG
- the def gene encoding peptide deformylase codes for the protein MIREILKMGDPRLLVIARPVEDPADPQLAGIIADLYDTMHAAGGIGIAAPQVGIDLRLMIFGFEANARYPGELPVPATTLINPWLELLTDEVEEGWEGCLSVPGMRGLVPRETHIQYGGTLEDGSQLAREAHGFHARVFQHEFDHLNGVLYPHRIRDLTKFGFIEALFPDGSLAAVEDAGQSLRQ
- a CDS encoding PadR family transcriptional regulator produces the protein MHNHRHGGRGRRGKGFERGFGAGAPFFAAMENIGDEIGRKCGQRGFGGGFGRGGGWGDDFASGFGSGFGGFGGRGGGRRGRMFASGELRLVLLKLIADEPRHGYELIKALEELTGGTYVPSAGTIYPTLALLADEGAIEDTAGEGSRRAFAATDAGRKELEERGEEAEALLARLAELGKQDERHRSPEVLRALMNLGGVLKNSVFKSNPDAEKLQQIVDIIDETAKRIERL
- a CDS encoding glycosyltransferase family 1 protein — encoded protein: MEASDLRIALISGNYHMVRDGPTQALNRLVGYLLRQGAQVRVFAPTTRAPQVEPTGDLVIVPSFSIPGRAEYQFPLGLYGNAWRKFSGFEANMIHVASPDFAARQAAKWGRDHDVPVLATVHTRFETYPRYYHAKFLEPTIEGWLRTFYRRADALMAPAESMRQVLLDQGMNEEIGIWARGVDRELFNPGRRSLEWRRGLGIADDEVAIGFLGRIVMEKGLDVFANTIALLEKRKVKFRVLVIGDGPARPYFEGKLPKNTAFSGVLHPPEIGTAVASMDVLFNPSATETFGNVTLEAMACGHPVVAAQATGSDMLVIDGVTGALIKPNSIRDFARTLQSYVERPDLRAAHGSAGERRSLDFDWDRINQGMLDTYLRLARQRAARRGG
- a CDS encoding SDR family NAD(P)-dependent oxidoreductase; amino-acid sequence: MTDTTKPLALVTGVGPGTGAATVRRFAEGGYRVAMMARDSERLAALEREIPDTFAVPCDVSDDLALTDAIKRIGNPKVIVHNAVGGAFGTFSQVDAKTLRDNFEINAMALFSLARLATPAMIEAGEGAIIVTGNTSSQRGRAAFAGFAPTKAAQRILAEALARDLGPQGVHVAYLIIDAVIDVPWQRERLPEAHDDFFISPASIAGEIYHLAHQPRDAWSFLAEVRPFHEEW
- a CDS encoding DUF4424 family protein: MLPLLAALAAALLPAPALANDSEAEWALGGLVLKQNDAISMDREDLFISAAEVKVDYTYTNHSDADQKVLVSFPMPALPGGAFAEPGAYPDFTGLDFATTVDGKAVGWTRTQRAVAGGRDVTDALEAEGFPLQWYQDDGFIEKISSLPANEGRRLERAGLLRRETDWGGNDLRPAWQVETSIVREQLFPARATIHVSHRYTPATGGSVGGLIEHLGEKDHAAQAAAYRQRYCTDAAFFAGFRKRQKAEAAKGGGDWSPGYGETWIGYVLSSGANWRGPIGEFRLVVDKGLPENLVSFCMDGVTKLSPTQFEVRKLDYEPDRDLNILILQWSSDDT
- a CDS encoding DUF2218 domain-containing protein — protein: MTATTPPAINPPATATATATATVPTGNGSRYLQQLCKHWSHSLPVEFTPEHGEIRFPAEGRAGSFPGEALVSFAARADALEVTIAASVPEQREIMKGVVARHLDRFAFREAPLPFDWRDAA